The following coding sequences lie in one Tichowtungia aerotolerans genomic window:
- a CDS encoding sodium:solute symporter, with protein sequence MGLTVLDYIVLAGYFAAMALMGVYFSKRNKNTEEYFVGGRSFAGWVIGLSLVGTSISSVTFLAFPADAFKTAWLRYLPSLGLLVAVAVAAVFVLPIYRRLRLTTAYEYLEHRFGPSVRVYGAVAFVIGQLLRLSIILYLVSLLVHEMTGWNLTFCIIGCGVFVAFYTIVGGIDAVIWTDVIQTVVLALGGVICVCVIIHQLPGGLGQIFSVALADHKLAIADMQPDGTLQPVGWGLSLSSKTGTMLLIYGIVGFLTEYMSNQNVVQRYAASKSTREARKAMIVCAGASVPIWAFYMFLGTSLYVFFKVFPVDAASEMLSGVRKAEQVLPFFIIHYLPPGVTGLVIAAAVAAAMSSLDSSINSISAVGVTDLYRRYFAKGKSDGHFMRAAWSMAVVTSVLMIVGAIVLAKTETKTLQDAATIVGSLLGAGLLGMYILGFFTRHGDARSVWVGILFTVIFTAWTVVADRCPDLLPEALAIPFDLYYTGIIGNILMFVTGYLLSLLLPRKKRERLDELTVWGAR encoded by the coding sequence ATGGGACTGACGGTATTAGACTACATTGTGCTGGCCGGCTATTTTGCGGCGATGGCCCTGATGGGGGTTTATTTTTCGAAACGCAATAAAAACACCGAAGAGTATTTTGTCGGCGGGCGATCATTTGCCGGCTGGGTGATCGGGTTGAGTCTGGTGGGAACATCCATCAGCTCCGTAACGTTTCTTGCATTTCCGGCGGATGCATTTAAGACCGCCTGGCTGCGTTATCTGCCGTCGCTGGGGCTGCTGGTCGCCGTGGCGGTGGCCGCGGTTTTTGTGCTTCCGATTTACCGGCGGCTTCGTCTGACAACGGCCTATGAATATCTGGAGCATCGGTTCGGCCCGTCTGTCCGCGTGTATGGCGCGGTCGCGTTTGTGATCGGGCAGCTGCTGCGGTTGAGTATTATTTTGTATCTGGTTTCGCTGCTGGTTCATGAGATGACCGGCTGGAACCTGACATTCTGCATCATCGGATGCGGTGTGTTTGTTGCATTCTACACCATTGTGGGTGGTATTGATGCGGTGATCTGGACCGATGTAATCCAAACGGTTGTGCTGGCTCTCGGCGGCGTGATCTGTGTGTGTGTGATTATCCATCAGCTGCCGGGTGGGCTGGGACAGATTTTTTCGGTTGCGCTGGCCGATCATAAACTGGCGATTGCCGATATGCAGCCGGACGGTACGCTTCAGCCGGTCGGGTGGGGGCTTTCTTTGAGCAGCAAAACCGGAACGATGCTGTTAATTTACGGGATTGTCGGTTTCCTCACAGAATATATGAGCAATCAGAATGTGGTGCAGCGCTACGCCGCTTCCAAAAGTACTCGTGAGGCTCGTAAGGCCATGATTGTGTGTGCGGGTGCGAGTGTTCCCATCTGGGCGTTTTATATGTTTCTCGGAACATCTCTTTATGTGTTTTTCAAGGTGTTTCCGGTTGATGCCGCTTCGGAAATGCTCAGTGGCGTTCGCAAGGCCGAGCAGGTCCTTCCGTTCTTTATTATCCATTATCTTCCCCCGGGAGTTACCGGACTGGTGATTGCCGCCGCCGTGGCGGCGGCAATGTCCTCACTCGATTCATCCATCAACTCCATTTCCGCGGTGGGAGTGACGGATCTTTACAGACGATATTTTGCCAAGGGGAAAAGCGACGGACATTTCATGCGGGCGGCCTGGAGCATGGCTGTGGTGACAAGTGTGCTGATGATTGTCGGAGCGATTGTTCTTGCGAAAACAGAGACCAAAACGCTTCAGGATGCGGCGACGATTGTCGGCTCCCTGCTGGGGGCCGGACTGCTCGGGATGTATATACTCGGTTTCTTTACCCGGCACGGCGATGCCCGCTCGGTGTGGGTCGGCATCCTGTTTACCGTGATTTTTACGGCGTGGACGGTGGTTGCGGACCGCTGCCCGGACCTGCTGCCGGAGGCTTTGGCCATTCCATTCGATCTCTATTACACCGGCATCATCGGAAACATCCTGATGTTTGTAACCGGATATTTGCTCAGCCTTCTTTTGCCGCGGAAAAAACGTGAGCGACTGGATGAACTGACTGTTTGGGGTGCCCGTTGA
- a CDS encoding exo-alpha-sialidase, with the protein MSPFCFLIGRRCVFLYLCFLFLFIFTAGSETIAQWDFENGSGTDGISGLTPLPYDSSVVTLNDGVLLLDNQNRSDAEGSIWVIPDDPVLTGHADGGSGYTSLILEADVKPSAVSEQMQLIRKMDGELGYQLFIRKDGRISFRIRTDEGAFAATSKNAIAADGRWHHIEAVWDSSLWSYNIHLAVDGVVAWKSTKIKNLTDTTGPLTIGGLYRSAGNIGQRFSGQIDNVQISVDRPEVMQKPGRPLEDPAVMTGQHLTNQPGFLSMQFVYQEPVTPECHAGTLVQRPDGSVMAAWFGGTHEGHVDVRIWQSVFDGSRWSDPRDVVAQGTFKDGSPSSVFNPVLFQYPDSGPMLLFYLSGNFNPGNMMSSYDGGRTWSDWVVLPGDIRGASKNKPILLDDGTLICPDNGNKGLKFDRTRDFGKTWLESGLTPPGEIDAIQPALLVHQDGRLQALARSKTGSIVTTWSEDQGATWSALEKTSLPNNYSGIDAVTLSDGRFVVVYNHSGMKKNGGWGARTPLNIAVSDDGINWSAAVVLEDEEGEYSYPVIIQSSDGRLHVLYTWHRLRMKHVVLDPEAFELAPIVDGKWPSF; encoded by the coding sequence ATGAGTCCTTTTTGTTTTTTGATAGGTCGGCGCTGTGTTTTTCTGTATTTATGTTTTCTGTTTCTTTTCATTTTCACGGCCGGTTCTGAAACCATAGCCCAATGGGATTTTGAAAATGGATCCGGGACCGATGGAATTTCCGGGCTGACACCGTTGCCGTATGATTCCAGCGTTGTGACGCTGAACGACGGGGTGCTGCTGTTGGATAATCAGAATCGATCCGATGCCGAAGGGTCCATATGGGTCATTCCGGACGATCCTGTTTTGACCGGGCATGCCGATGGCGGATCGGGATATACTTCGCTGATTCTGGAAGCGGATGTGAAACCATCGGCAGTCAGCGAACAGATGCAGCTTATTCGAAAAATGGATGGAGAGCTCGGGTATCAACTTTTTATTCGAAAGGATGGCCGGATCAGTTTCCGGATACGAACCGACGAAGGAGCATTTGCTGCGACCAGTAAAAATGCAATAGCTGCGGACGGTCGGTGGCACCATATTGAGGCCGTTTGGGACAGCAGTCTTTGGAGTTATAACATACACCTTGCCGTGGATGGGGTTGTTGCCTGGAAGTCGACCAAAATTAAAAACCTGACCGATACGACGGGTCCGCTGACCATTGGCGGGCTGTATCGTTCGGCGGGGAATATCGGGCAGCGCTTTTCGGGGCAGATTGATAACGTTCAGATCAGCGTAGACCGTCCCGAAGTCATGCAGAAGCCAGGCAGGCCTCTCGAAGACCCGGCGGTTATGACCGGTCAGCATCTGACGAATCAGCCTGGGTTTTTGTCCATGCAGTTTGTGTATCAGGAACCGGTTACGCCGGAGTGTCATGCCGGCACTTTGGTGCAGCGCCCGGACGGTTCGGTGATGGCCGCCTGGTTTGGCGGTACTCATGAAGGACATGTGGATGTCCGGATCTGGCAGAGTGTGTTTGATGGATCTCGCTGGTCGGATCCTCGCGATGTTGTTGCTCAGGGAACGTTTAAAGACGGCAGTCCGAGTTCTGTCTTTAATCCGGTACTGTTCCAGTATCCGGATAGCGGTCCGATGCTTCTTTTCTATCTCAGTGGTAATTTTAATCCCGGAAATATGATGAGCAGCTATGATGGAGGCCGCACCTGGTCTGATTGGGTCGTTTTGCCGGGAGATATTCGAGGGGCTTCTAAAAATAAGCCGATTCTGTTGGATGACGGAACATTGATCTGTCCTGACAACGGGAATAAGGGGCTTAAGTTTGACCGGACCCGCGACTTTGGAAAAACATGGTTGGAGTCCGGCCTGACGCCGCCCGGCGAAATTGATGCGATTCAGCCGGCCCTTCTTGTGCATCAGGACGGCCGCCTGCAGGCGCTGGCCCGTTCTAAAACCGGATCCATTGTGACAACCTGGTCCGAAGACCAAGGGGCCACATGGTCTGCGTTGGAAAAAACATCTCTGCCGAATAATTATTCGGGAATTGATGCGGTGACGCTGTCCGATGGTCGGTTTGTGGTTGTTTATAATCATTCAGGTATGAAGAAGAATGGTGGTTGGGGAGCCCGCACGCCGTTGAACATTGCGGTGTCAGACGACGGAATTAACTGGTCGGCCGCTGTCGTCCTTGAAGACGAAGAGGGAGAATATTCCTATCCGGTGATCATTCAGTCTTCAGACGGAAGGCTGCATGTGCTCTACACGTGGCATCGCCTGCGCATGAAGCATGTGGTTCTTGATCCCGAAGCCTTTGAGCTGGCTCCGATCGTCGACGGAAAGTGGCCGAGCTTCTGA
- a CDS encoding dihydrodipicolinate synthase family protein: MKPICGIIPPVVTPLAAQDQLDEPGLERLIEHILAGGVHGLFILGTTGEGPDCSYAVRRAMIDRTCRQVDGRVPVLVGITDTSYAESVSLANYAAECGADAVVAAPPYYFSVGQPELQDYFLDLFDKMPLPVMLYNMPSCTKVNIGIDVLRRLLEHPNMAGFKDSSGQMVYFHLALRLFADYPEKSILVGPEELLAESTLMGGHGGVSGGANVFPKLYVNLYNAAREGNLSETRRLHELVIRVTDLYRVGRHTSSTIKGIKAALGCLGICSDIMLEPFRHFFAEDRKRVQAVLDELLPRMT, translated from the coding sequence ATGAAACCGATTTGTGGAATTATACCGCCGGTGGTGACCCCGCTGGCTGCGCAGGACCAACTGGATGAGCCGGGGCTGGAGCGACTGATTGAACATATTCTGGCCGGTGGAGTCCACGGTCTTTTTATTCTCGGCACCACCGGAGAGGGACCGGACTGCAGCTACGCAGTCCGGCGGGCGATGATCGACCGGACCTGCCGGCAGGTTGATGGGCGTGTCCCGGTTCTCGTAGGGATTACGGACACATCGTATGCGGAATCCGTTTCGCTGGCGAACTATGCTGCGGAGTGCGGTGCGGATGCCGTAGTGGCGGCCCCGCCATATTACTTTTCGGTCGGACAGCCGGAGCTACAGGACTATTTTCTGGACCTGTTTGATAAAATGCCGTTACCGGTGATGCTGTACAACATGCCGTCCTGCACCAAGGTGAATATCGGGATCGATGTGCTTCGCAGGTTGTTGGAGCATCCCAATATGGCCGGGTTCAAAGACAGTTCCGGGCAGATGGTTTATTTCCATCTGGCGCTGCGTCTCTTTGCTGATTATCCGGAGAAAAGCATTCTGGTCGGCCCGGAGGAACTGCTGGCTGAATCCACGTTGATGGGCGGACATGGAGGCGTAAGCGGCGGAGCCAACGTGTTTCCGAAGCTGTATGTGAATTTATATAACGCGGCCCGAGAAGGGAACCTTTCCGAGACCCGTCGACTGCATGAACTTGTAATTCGAGTGACCGACCTTTATCGGGTTGGACGACATACTTCGTCGACGATCAAGGGGATTAAAGCCGCGCTCGGCTGTTTGGGAATCTGTTCGGACATCATGCTGGAACCCTTCCGGCATTTCTTTGCGGAGGACCGCAAACGGGTTCAGGCAGTGCTGGATGAGCTTCTGCCTAGAATGACATAA
- a CDS encoding sulfatase family protein produces the protein MNKRNIAKIGLVGVSACVSGWGGQVFGEEHARPNIVFMLADDHGPWAFGRGGSSDAITPNLDRLADEGGVFTHLFGPAAVCSPGRACLITGRYSTEVGVPDYLGEDPQIGLEQDFMTWPSLLKDAGYATALFGKWHLGEQDRHHPTAHGYQEFKGWRIGAGISKDPVIEIDGEDVKVKGYTPDILADYGVDFIKRHKDAPFLLSVHFWAPHANHGVKTEGDRTWLPLKDEDWLLFKDLDPVIPNPDYPKLDIHRVKRMTREYLASVHSVDRNVGRIMAVLDELHLADNTIVIYTADNGFNIGHNGIWHKGNGRKILTNNRSARPNLWDNSVRLPGIIRWPGVVASGEVYTDTVTSLDWFPTLCAAAGVDCSAYPVRGRNLYGFLQGRSADWNNSFFGQYKMWDWNQGGADMRTYRTPRWKLVRDFNGVISDELYYLYEDPSEWHNLIDVNEPQVQKYREMLNRKLMEQMREIDDPSLPDSHRD, from the coding sequence ATGAATAAAAGAAATATAGCGAAAATAGGTTTGGTTGGTGTCAGTGCCTGTGTGTCCGGTTGGGGCGGTCAGGTTTTCGGTGAAGAGCATGCCCGTCCAAATATTGTGTTCATGCTGGCAGACGATCATGGTCCCTGGGCGTTCGGGCGCGGCGGAAGCAGTGATGCAATAACGCCGAACCTTGACCGGTTGGCTGATGAAGGCGGCGTTTTTACGCATCTGTTCGGACCGGCAGCGGTTTGCAGTCCGGGGCGGGCATGCCTGATCACCGGACGATACAGTACGGAGGTGGGGGTGCCTGACTATCTGGGCGAAGATCCGCAAATAGGACTGGAGCAGGACTTCATGACGTGGCCTTCCCTGTTAAAGGACGCAGGCTACGCCACGGCGCTGTTCGGGAAGTGGCATCTGGGAGAGCAGGATCGTCATCATCCAACCGCCCATGGATATCAGGAGTTCAAGGGTTGGCGGATCGGTGCCGGCATTTCGAAGGATCCGGTGATTGAAATAGATGGCGAGGATGTGAAGGTCAAAGGGTATACCCCGGACATTCTGGCCGACTATGGAGTCGATTTTATTAAACGTCATAAGGATGCCCCGTTTTTGCTTTCGGTTCACTTCTGGGCGCCGCACGCAAACCACGGTGTGAAAACGGAAGGAGACAGAACCTGGCTCCCGTTGAAGGATGAGGATTGGCTTCTGTTCAAAGATCTCGATCCGGTGATTCCGAACCCCGATTATCCCAAACTGGATATTCACCGGGTGAAACGAATGACCCGCGAATATCTTGCTTCAGTTCACAGTGTGGACCGGAATGTCGGCAGAATTATGGCGGTTCTGGACGAACTGCATCTGGCTGATAACACGATTGTCATTTATACGGCGGATAACGGGTTTAACATCGGACACAATGGAATATGGCACAAGGGAAACGGCAGGAAAATTCTGACGAATAACCGGAGTGCCAGACCCAACCTCTGGGATAATTCCGTGCGGCTGCCGGGAATCATTCGCTGGCCGGGCGTGGTTGCTTCCGGGGAAGTGTACACCGATACGGTGACAAGTCTGGATTGGTTCCCGACCCTGTGCGCTGCTGCCGGCGTAGACTGCAGTGCGTATCCTGTGAGAGGCCGCAACCTTTACGGGTTTCTTCAGGGGCGTTCTGCAGATTGGAACAACAGTTTTTTCGGCCAGTATAAAATGTGGGACTGGAACCAGGGCGGGGCGGATATGCGAACCTATCGGACGCCCCGTTGGAAGCTGGTTCGGGACTTTAACGGGGTTATTTCTGATGAGCTCTATTATTTGTATGAAGATCCGAGTGAATGGCACAACCTGATTGATGTCAATGAGCCGCAGGTTCAGAAGTATAGGGAAATGCTGAACCGGAAACTGATGGAACAGATGCGGGAAATTGACGATCCGTCTTTGCCTGACAGTCATCGGGATTAG
- a CDS encoding helix-turn-helix domain-containing protein: METASYEKVGLSEQVEYSCPQRWEPLDADFRINAFGIHEVMPPVMVNRPDGTGDWLFILFHDAGQVVFSDDCHDVESGALVCCPYGAGHRYGQEAAQWDHSWIHVDGPWVKDRLEECGVQDGSILKLEHPSAMENCLWRLYEELTSHHHPDSVILKNVFHNWLRELMRDVNEGVSPFVPEKIRDVKQYLDQHACRPVTLQLLAEKSGISVPHLCAEFRRCYGDSPINYLIGLRLKQARYLLLDRGLSIGEIAARVGYDDIYHFSKLFKKHFGVSPRAMRTA, translated from the coding sequence ATGGAAACAGCTTCTTATGAAAAAGTCGGGTTGTCTGAACAGGTGGAATATTCCTGTCCGCAGCGCTGGGAACCGCTGGATGCCGATTTTCGCATTAATGCTTTTGGGATTCATGAGGTGATGCCTCCGGTTATGGTCAATCGTCCGGATGGAACGGGCGACTGGCTCTTCATCCTGTTTCATGATGCCGGACAAGTTGTATTTTCAGATGATTGTCATGATGTGGAGTCCGGGGCTTTAGTCTGCTGTCCCTACGGAGCAGGGCATCGTTACGGACAGGAGGCCGCACAATGGGATCATTCATGGATTCACGTCGACGGGCCGTGGGTGAAGGACCGTCTGGAAGAATGCGGGGTTCAGGACGGCTCCATTTTAAAACTGGAGCATCCCAGTGCGATGGAGAATTGCCTGTGGCGGCTTTATGAAGAACTGACCAGCCACCATCATCCCGATTCGGTAATCCTTAAGAATGTTTTTCACAACTGGCTGAGGGAGCTGATGCGTGATGTGAACGAAGGCGTGTCGCCCTTTGTTCCTGAAAAAATTCGGGACGTAAAACAGTACCTCGACCAACACGCCTGCCGTCCGGTGACGTTGCAGCTTCTGGCTGAGAAATCCGGCATTTCTGTTCCGCATCTGTGCGCGGAATTCCGACGCTGTTACGGGGATTCTCCAATCAATTATCTGATTGGGTTGCGTTTGAAGCAGGCGCGCTATCTGCTGCTCGACCGTGGGCTGAGCATCGGCGAAATCGCGGCTCGCGTCGGCTACGACGACATCTACCACTTTTCCAAACTGTTCAAAAAACACTTTGGCGTCAGTCCGCGCGCGATGCGCACAGCTTAA
- a CDS encoding AraC family transcriptional regulator, with the protein METSEYARTANQEITLLFAGIHRRAKNVREHAHECMELILIRKGTCEVHVDGQTLTAHPGDIIAMPAHQVHDQISHGHIDTVYCGFTAPPTLVCAEPHVVALPDISFIEQSMLLLSAISLSQTQAAPEAANLVMAAILEQLQQQHVLHQELEQTPPLLRVILRYINDHIDEPITVETLAAHTRMSSSNLHLLFRTHLKTSPMRYLHEQRMKAARSALMTPYLSVKEVAVICGYPDVNHFVRTFRKAHGLPPGQWRKQQQNTL; encoded by the coding sequence ATGGAAACCTCGGAGTATGCAAGGACGGCGAATCAGGAAATCACACTGCTTTTTGCCGGAATTCACCGCAGAGCCAAAAATGTTCGCGAACATGCGCATGAATGCATGGAACTGATCCTGATCCGCAAAGGGACCTGCGAGGTTCATGTCGACGGACAAACCCTGACCGCCCACCCCGGCGACATCATTGCCATGCCCGCCCATCAGGTTCATGACCAGATCTCGCACGGCCACATCGACACCGTATACTGCGGATTCACTGCTCCCCCGACTCTTGTCTGCGCCGAACCCCATGTCGTCGCGCTGCCGGACATTTCATTCATCGAACAAAGCATGCTGCTGCTCTCCGCCATCTCTCTCAGTCAGACACAGGCGGCACCGGAAGCCGCAAACCTCGTCATGGCAGCCATCCTTGAACAGCTTCAGCAGCAGCATGTCCTGCATCAGGAGCTCGAACAGACCCCGCCGCTGCTGCGCGTTATCCTGCGCTACATCAACGACCACATCGACGAACCCATCACCGTCGAAACACTTGCCGCACATACCCGCATGAGCTCCAGCAACCTGCACCTGCTCTTTCGGACCCACCTGAAAACAAGCCCGATGCGCTATCTCCATGAACAGCGGATGAAAGCCGCCCGGTCAGCCCTTATGACTCCGTATCTCTCCGTAAAAGAAGTTGCCGTCATCTGCGGTTATCCTGATGTGAATCACTTTGTCCGCACCTTTCGCAAAGCCCATGGGCTGCCGCCCGGCCAATGGCGGAAACAGCAGCAGAACACTCTATAG
- a CDS encoding nucleoside hydrolase, producing MEKIKKPVQLLLDTDMGNDIDDALALAMIHALQSRGECELIGVTVSKDNPYAAMYVDLINTFYSRGNIPIGCVANGATPEEGTYARQVVELADDAGVPLFERTMGDPAEYPSAVAMTRRLLAASDDEAVVVLMIGFSTNMARLLESSPDEHSELGGLELFKKKVSHVVMMAGEFAPDILADPMQKKAEFNVRLDVPSARAFIARCPRPIWFSGLEVGKSVLYPAAALDADYGWCTYHPVVEAYKRYLPMPYDRPTWDLTAVLFAVRPGQGYFGVSEPGLVNVDENGYVRFRPHPDGLHRYLTVNDQQRVLVGEVQNELAAQPCEAETVLA from the coding sequence ATGGAGAAAATAAAGAAACCGGTTCAGCTTCTGCTGGATACTGATATGGGCAACGACATTGATGATGCGCTTGCATTGGCAATGATTCATGCTCTTCAAAGCCGAGGGGAGTGTGAGCTGATTGGCGTGACTGTAAGCAAGGATAATCCGTACGCTGCCATGTATGTGGATCTGATCAATACCTTCTATTCCCGAGGGAACATTCCGATCGGCTGTGTCGCAAACGGAGCAACTCCGGAAGAGGGAACGTATGCCCGTCAGGTGGTGGAATTGGCGGATGACGCGGGTGTCCCTTTGTTTGAGCGGACGATGGGAGATCCGGCGGAATATCCGTCCGCAGTTGCGATGACCCGCCGTCTGCTTGCTGCGTCTGACGACGAGGCGGTGGTGGTGCTGATGATCGGGTTTTCCACCAATATGGCCCGTCTGCTGGAAAGCAGTCCGGACGAGCATAGCGAGCTGGGCGGGCTGGAGCTGTTTAAGAAAAAAGTCAGTCATGTCGTGATGATGGCCGGAGAGTTTGCTCCGGACATTCTGGCGGATCCCATGCAGAAGAAGGCCGAGTTCAACGTCCGGCTGGATGTGCCGTCTGCCCGGGCTTTTATTGCCCGTTGTCCTCGCCCCATCTGGTTTTCCGGGCTGGAGGTCGGAAAGAGTGTCCTGTATCCGGCGGCAGCATTGGACGCCGATTACGGCTGGTGCACTTATCACCCGGTTGTGGAAGCGTATAAACGCTATCTGCCGATGCCGTATGACCGGCCGACCTGGGATTTGACGGCAGTGCTTTTTGCAGTTCGTCCGGGACAGGGATATTTCGGGGTTTCCGAGCCGGGTCTGGTTAATGTCGATGAAAACGGATATGTTCGGTTTCGTCCGCATCCAGACGGATTGCACCGCTATTTGACGGTCAATGATCAGCAGCGGGTACTGGTCGGTGAGGTTCAAAATGAACTGGCAGCACAGCCGTGTGAGGCTGAGACAGTTTTAGCTTAA
- a CDS encoding SGNH/GDSL hydrolase family protein, whose amino-acid sequence MDLSKQVIVSWLALIGIAVAGNSSFYTPEEDLGGLTYHRAANDQLPNVLIIGDSISIGYTTPVIEKLAGIANVERIPVNGGDTASGLRRINHWVGQKKWDVIHFNFGLHDLCYRHPDSPNHGHRDKINGTIAVPLDQYEKNLEQLVARLEATGAALVWASTTVVPDGELGRIAGDEIRYNQVAARVMKKHHIAMDDLHAVTASFGPELFRAFGDVHYVKAGYEELAGQVAESIKKALGEKVKQGSNHE is encoded by the coding sequence ATGGATCTGTCGAAACAGGTGATTGTATCGTGGCTGGCTTTGATTGGAATAGCCGTTGCCGGGAATTCTTCGTTTTATACGCCGGAGGAGGACCTCGGCGGGTTGACCTATCACCGGGCGGCCAATGATCAGTTGCCTAATGTGCTGATTATCGGGGATTCGATTTCGATTGGGTATACGACCCCGGTCATTGAAAAACTGGCGGGCATAGCCAATGTGGAGCGTATTCCCGTGAACGGCGGGGATACAGCGAGCGGCTTGCGAAGAATCAATCATTGGGTGGGGCAGAAAAAATGGGATGTGATTCATTTTAATTTTGGACTGCACGACCTGTGCTACCGCCACCCCGATTCCCCCAATCATGGTCACCGGGATAAGATCAACGGGACGATTGCGGTTCCGCTGGATCAGTATGAAAAGAACCTGGAACAGCTGGTCGCCCGGCTGGAAGCGACCGGCGCGGCCCTGGTGTGGGCTTCGACCACTGTGGTGCCCGATGGAGAACTCGGACGCATTGCGGGGGATGAAATCCGATACAACCAGGTCGCCGCCCGGGTGATGAAAAAACATCATATTGCCATGGATGATCTGCATGCGGTGACGGCGTCTTTCGGGCCCGAATTATTCCGGGCTTTCGGAGACGTTCATTATGTGAAAGCAGGGTATGAGGAACTTGCCGGTCAGGTTGCTGAATCAATTAAAAAAGCATTAGGTGAAAAAGTGAAACAGGGGTCGAATCATGAATAA
- a CDS encoding LamG-like jellyroll fold domain-containing protein, translating into MNVKKVTVQYMAWALFAGIIAVRAEVVALWDFEEGTVDSNMVVSTDSVSGLIAVPATVNPPIYIAGADGVAKGAGILRVEDASGLLNGFSEFHIKFDIDLTQDATGGTQVFLRNGWEKVSFDIYLQADNTILAWLVDTNGTEQTVKAVGSDLSADAGWQTVSVVWDGSAMSISVDGAAQGLNNTTDTSVAVELGALQAANVDLAIGGALRSSGTTTQYLYGRMDNIIISNTSVLPVSASISSLASVSGDLIRLTVSTDSPVDFYPKSTTNLATAVWTGVAHSDDGLNPFVVTNLSYSTQAGADRVIYLEADSAVRFFGLGEE; encoded by the coding sequence ATGAATGTAAAAAAAGTAACGGTACAGTATATGGCATGGGCTTTGTTTGCCGGCATCATCGCAGTTCGTGCCGAAGTGGTTGCCTTGTGGGATTTTGAAGAGGGAACGGTTGATTCGAACATGGTTGTATCAACGGATTCAGTTTCCGGATTAATTGCCGTTCCTGCCACTGTAAATCCTCCAATATACATTGCGGGAGCCGATGGCGTTGCCAAGGGGGCCGGCATTCTTCGGGTGGAAGATGCTTCCGGACTTCTCAATGGGTTCTCGGAATTTCATATCAAGTTCGATATCGACCTGACTCAGGATGCGACAGGCGGAACGCAGGTTTTTCTGAGAAACGGCTGGGAGAAAGTTTCCTTTGATATTTACCTGCAGGCGGATAATACGATTCTTGCCTGGTTGGTCGATACAAACGGAACGGAGCAAACGGTCAAAGCGGTTGGTTCTGATTTATCGGCGGATGCCGGATGGCAGACGGTTTCGGTTGTCTGGGATGGTTCGGCGATGTCCATTTCAGTGGACGGTGCGGCACAGGGACTGAACAATACAACCGACACCTCTGTTGCTGTTGAACTGGGCGCTCTTCAGGCTGCCAATGTCGACCTGGCGATTGGAGGAGCGCTTCGTTCGTCCGGAACGACAACCCAGTATCTGTACGGCAGGATGGATAATATTATAATCAGCAATACGAGTGTTCTTCCTGTGTCTGCTTCTATTTCCAGCCTGGCTTCTGTTTCCGGAGATCTGATCCGGCTGACGGTCTCCACCGATTCTCCGGTTGATTTTTATCCGAAAAGCACGACCAACCTTGCGACTGCCGTCTGGACGGGAGTTGCTCATTCTGATGATGGCCTGAATCCTTTTGTGGTAACCAACCTGTCCTATTCAACCCAGGCAGGGGCCGACCGTGTCATTTACCTGGAAGCAGATTCCGCCGTCCGGTTTTTCGGGCTTGGTGAAGAATAA